A stretch of Nonomuraea africana DNA encodes these proteins:
- a CDS encoding N-acyl-D-amino-acid deacylase family protein, with translation MHDLVIRGGTVVDGTGAPPYTADVAVTDGRITEVARQNGADRPGRARRTVEADGLLLTPGFVDLHTHYDGQATWDPLLGPSCWHGVTTVVMGNCGVGFAPARPDRREWLIGLMEGVEDIPGTALSEGIAWEWESFPEFLDALERHPHVLDIGTQVPHGALRAYVMGERGARNEPASPDDVARMKQLVKEGIEAGALGFSTSRTLAHKAIDGEPVPGTFAAEDELFGIGEALRELGRGVYEIAPAGAAGEDVNAPMKEVAWMSRLAEAIDRPVTFALLQIDSVPDLWRELLRESAKVPRLHPQVACRPFGMLIGLEALHAFADHPSYQEISTLPRHERVHHMRDPQVKHRILNEVPQEEDMLAALCRGFTDRLYPLNPENPDYEPHPNTSVKAQAERQGREPLDLLYDLMMEDDGQAIFLLPILNYANGDLDPQREMLLHPQAVLGLGDGGAHCGFICDASMPTTMLSHWARDRSRGARLPLEHVVKLMSRDTARLYGLHDRGTISPGMKADLNLIDFERVGNYRPRMVHDLPAGGRRLIQRADGYVATFVGGIQTFSHGEHTGVLPGRLIRGGA, from the coding sequence ATGCACGATCTCGTCATTCGCGGCGGCACCGTCGTCGACGGCACCGGCGCTCCGCCGTACACCGCCGACGTCGCTGTCACCGACGGCCGCATCACCGAGGTCGCCCGCCAGAACGGCGCGGACCGGCCGGGACGCGCGCGGCGCACCGTCGAGGCGGACGGGTTACTGCTCACGCCCGGCTTCGTCGACCTGCACACGCACTATGACGGCCAGGCCACGTGGGACCCGCTGCTCGGTCCCTCGTGCTGGCACGGCGTCACCACCGTGGTCATGGGCAACTGCGGCGTCGGCTTCGCCCCCGCCAGGCCCGACCGGCGTGAGTGGCTGATCGGCCTCATGGAGGGCGTCGAGGACATTCCCGGCACCGCCCTCTCCGAGGGGATCGCCTGGGAGTGGGAGAGCTTCCCCGAGTTCCTCGACGCGCTGGAGCGGCACCCCCACGTCCTCGACATCGGCACTCAGGTGCCGCACGGCGCGCTGCGCGCGTACGTGATGGGAGAGCGCGGCGCGCGCAACGAGCCCGCCTCGCCTGACGATGTCGCCAGAATGAAGCAGCTGGTCAAGGAGGGGATCGAGGCCGGCGCGCTGGGGTTCTCGACGAGCAGGACGCTAGCGCACAAGGCGATCGACGGCGAGCCGGTACCGGGCACGTTCGCGGCGGAGGACGAGCTGTTCGGCATCGGCGAGGCGCTGCGCGAGCTCGGCAGAGGCGTCTACGAGATCGCACCGGCCGGAGCGGCGGGCGAGGACGTCAACGCGCCAATGAAAGAGGTCGCCTGGATGAGCAGGCTGGCCGAGGCGATCGACCGGCCGGTGACCTTCGCGCTGCTGCAGATCGACTCGGTGCCCGACCTGTGGCGTGAGCTGCTGCGCGAGTCGGCCAAGGTGCCGAGGCTACACCCGCAGGTGGCCTGCCGGCCGTTCGGGATGCTGATCGGCCTGGAGGCGCTGCACGCCTTCGCCGATCACCCCTCATATCAGGAAATTTCCACCTTGCCGCGCCACGAGCGTGTCCACCACATGCGCGACCCCCAGGTCAAGCACCGCATCCTCAACGAGGTCCCGCAAGAGGAGGACATGCTCGCGGCCCTCTGCCGCGGCTTCACCGACCGCCTCTATCCGCTGAATCCAGAAAATCCGGACTACGAGCCGCACCCCAACACCTCCGTCAAGGCCCAAGCCGAGCGCCAGGGCCGCGAGCCGCTCGATCTGCTGTACGACCTCATGATGGAGGACGACGGCCAGGCGATCTTCCTTCTGCCGATACTCAACTACGCCAACGGCGACCTGGATCCCCAGCGCGAGATGCTGCTGCACCCGCAGGCCGTGCTCGGGCTCGGCGACGGCGGCGCGCACTGCGGCTTCATCTGCGACGCCTCCATGCCCACCACGATGCTCTCCCACTGGGCGCGCGACCGCTCGCGCGGTGCGCGGCTGCCGCTGGAGCACGTCGTCAAGCTGATGTCGCGCGACACCGCCCGGCTGTACGGCCTGCACGACCGCGGCACGATCTCCCCCGGTATGAAGGCCGACCTCAACCTCATCGACTTCGAGCGGGTCGGCAACTACCGTCCGCGAATGGTGCACGACCTGCCCGCGGGCGGACGCAGGCTCATCCAGCGGGCCGACGGCTACGTCGCCACCTTCGTCGGCGGCATCCAGACCTTCTCTCACGGCGAGCACACCGGGGTACTGCCCGGCCGGCTGATCAGGGGCGGAGCATGA
- a CDS encoding cytochrome P450: MSELFRTTEAAIADRKDMAGHRTGIDLLDGDMYADDPWSLYAWLREHSPVHYDEANDLWGISRHADISAIERDPKLWTSTGGYRPQLPSDPSMIGMDDPQHAERRRLVYRRFTPRYVHERYAERIRAVVVEQIGQALEEGTVDAVPALAAPLPARMIGWLLGFPDSDWPKLKHWSETTIAAGGGLRYVTHEAAVAAGEFGMAVLDLAAERRTCPHDDLMSLWSARPDYDDEHLANEALLLLDGGAETTRTVIATAIDALIRHPDQWRLLREDPSLVENAVEEFIRWTTPILNMCRSATRDTELHGHTIRRGQQVLLMYGSANRDPAVFADPDVFDVTRKPGGHIAFGLGTHFCLGAALARLELKIFFEEWVARVDSATWADAEGPRLMRNSFVRGVTSFPIVLEAR; this comes from the coding sequence ATGAGCGAACTGTTCAGGACCACGGAAGCGGCGATCGCCGACAGGAAGGACATGGCCGGGCACCGGACCGGCATCGACCTGCTCGACGGCGACATGTACGCGGACGATCCCTGGTCGCTGTACGCCTGGCTGCGCGAGCACTCCCCCGTCCACTACGACGAGGCGAACGACCTGTGGGGCATCTCCCGCCACGCCGACATCTCCGCCATCGAGCGCGATCCCAAGCTCTGGACCAGCACCGGGGGCTACCGTCCGCAACTGCCGTCCGACCCCTCCATGATCGGCATGGACGACCCGCAGCACGCTGAGCGCCGACGCCTCGTCTACCGCCGCTTCACCCCGCGCTACGTGCACGAACGCTACGCCGAGCGGATCAGGGCGGTGGTGGTCGAGCAGATCGGCCAGGCGCTGGAGGAGGGCACGGTGGACGCGGTGCCCGCGCTGGCCGCGCCCCTGCCCGCCCGGATGATCGGGTGGCTGCTCGGCTTCCCCGACTCCGACTGGCCCAAGCTCAAGCACTGGTCGGAGACGACGATCGCGGCAGGGGGCGGCCTGCGCTACGTCACCCACGAGGCCGCGGTGGCCGCCGGCGAGTTCGGCATGGCCGTACTCGACCTGGCCGCCGAGCGCCGCACGTGCCCGCACGACGACCTGATGTCGCTGTGGTCGGCGCGGCCTGACTACGACGACGAGCACCTGGCCAACGAGGCGCTGCTGCTGCTCGACGGCGGCGCGGAGACCACCCGCACGGTGATCGCCACCGCCATCGACGCGCTGATCAGGCACCCCGACCAGTGGCGGCTGCTGCGCGAGGACCCGTCGCTGGTGGAGAACGCGGTCGAGGAGTTCATCCGCTGGACCACGCCCATCCTCAACATGTGCCGCTCCGCCACCCGCGACACCGAGCTGCACGGCCACACCATCAGAAGGGGCCAGCAGGTCCTGCTCATGTACGGCTCGGCCAACCGCGACCCGGCGGTCTTCGCCGACCCCGACGTGTTCGACGTGACCAGGAAGCCCGGCGGCCACATCGCCTTCGGCCTGGGCACGCACTTCTGCCTCGGCGCGGCGCTGGCCAGGCTGGAGCTGAAGATCTTCTTCGAGGAGTGGGTGGCCAGGGTCGACTCGGCCACGTGGGCCGACGCGGAGGGGCCGCGGCTGATGCGCAACTCGTTCGTGCGCGGCGTCACATCCTTCCCGATCGTCCTGGAGGCGCGGTGA
- a CDS encoding AMP-binding protein codes for MINLADVFERATDAVPDRLALVAGEVRLTYRELDEHANRVAHWLQVQGVRPGEHVGILSWNRAEWLESMIGCFKARVAPVNVNYRYVERELTHLLGDADCVALLGEADLLARAPFDGPVLAFREPYERALAGVPGGRDFGPRSGDDPYILYTGGTTGLPKGVLWRSEDIYLAAMSVYSGPIEDVSELRFGPEGLRFQVHAPLMHGNGQWSTWICLSAGGTVVLWTGRHFDPAAVLELAEHERSQVLSFAGDGMARPVADELGRRPYRRGLLSSAYKLEVFSVGSGGAPLSATTRERIRAALPDAMIVDNYGGSETGAVGAAAEEERPRFALGPGFAVLGPDHLPVRPGEQGVLARAGNIPLRYYKDPVKSASTFVTGPDGTRWALQGDHAILQEDGTALMLGRGSMVINTGGEKVFPEEVEIAVRSHPGVYDALVVGTPDPRFGQRVTAVVAGEVTLEELAEHCRGRLAGYKIPRALRIVPEIRRTPVGKLDYAWARTLFA; via the coding sequence GTGATCAACCTCGCGGACGTCTTCGAACGCGCCACGGACGCAGTGCCCGACCGGCTCGCGCTGGTCGCGGGCGAGGTCCGGCTGACCTACCGCGAGTTGGACGAGCACGCCAACCGGGTGGCGCACTGGCTCCAGGTCCAAGGGGTACGGCCGGGCGAGCACGTGGGCATCCTGTCCTGGAACCGAGCGGAATGGCTGGAGAGCATGATCGGTTGCTTCAAGGCCAGGGTGGCGCCGGTCAACGTCAACTACCGTTACGTCGAGCGGGAGCTGACCCATCTGCTCGGCGACGCCGACTGCGTGGCGCTGCTGGGCGAGGCCGACCTGCTGGCCAGAGCACCTTTCGACGGTCCCGTGCTGGCCTTCCGCGAGCCGTACGAGCGGGCGCTGGCGGGCGTGCCGGGCGGCAGGGACTTCGGGCCGCGGTCGGGGGACGACCCGTACATCCTCTACACCGGCGGTACGACCGGGCTGCCCAAGGGCGTGTTGTGGCGTTCGGAGGACATCTACCTCGCGGCGATGAGCGTCTACTCGGGGCCCATCGAGGATGTTTCGGAGTTGCGCTTCGGGCCCGAGGGGCTGCGCTTCCAGGTGCACGCGCCGCTGATGCACGGCAACGGACAGTGGAGCACCTGGATCTGCCTGTCGGCGGGCGGCACGGTGGTCCTGTGGACGGGGCGGCACTTCGATCCGGCCGCGGTGCTGGAGCTGGCCGAGCACGAGCGGTCGCAGGTGCTGTCGTTCGCAGGGGACGGCATGGCCAGGCCGGTCGCCGACGAGCTGGGGCGCCGGCCGTATCGTCGCGGGCTCCTCAGCTCCGCATACAAGCTGGAGGTCTTCTCGGTGGGGTCGGGAGGGGCCCCGCTGTCGGCGACGACGCGCGAGAGGATCCGCGCGGCGCTGCCCGACGCGATGATTGTCGACAACTACGGCGGGTCGGAGACGGGCGCGGTAGGGGCCGCCGCCGAGGAGGAGCGCCCCAGGTTCGCGCTGGGTCCTGGCTTCGCCGTGCTCGGCCCCGATCACCTGCCGGTACGGCCAGGCGAGCAGGGCGTGCTGGCCAGAGCAGGAAACATCCCGCTCCGCTATTACAAGGATCCTGTGAAGTCGGCGAGCACCTTCGTCACCGGGCCGGACGGCACCCGCTGGGCGCTGCAGGGCGACCACGCGATCCTGCAGGAGGACGGCACCGCGCTCATGCTGGGCCGGGGATCGATGGTGATCAACACCGGCGGGGAGAAGGTGTTCCCCGAGGAGGTGGAGATCGCCGTGCGCAGCCACCCGGGAGTGTATGACGCGCTGGTGGTCGGTACGCCCGATCCACGGTTCGGCCAGCGGGTGACAGCAGTGGTCGCAGGTGAGGTGACGCTGGAGGAGCTGGCCGAGCACTGCCGCGGGCGGCTCGCGGGCTACAAGATCCCGCGAGCGCTGCGGATCGTGCCCGAGATCAGGCGGACGCCCGTAGGCAAGCTCGACTACGCGTGGGCGCGGACGTTGTTCGCGTAG
- a CDS encoding prolyl oligopeptidase family serine peptidase, with protein MAGDRIFSLVREPDARVPVLMVREPDGTSRVLFDPDTLPGEAHHAIDWYVPSPDGRHVACAVFPSGSEDNAIQVIDADSGALLDMIPPTTRFAFLSWLEDGRTFVYHRYAEQHLLDSRTFLHQLGTDPAQDAVVLARGLNPHIELTSRDRPFLVVPPRGEWMLAIVSHGALGPGTTEYLSDCTVYVAPRTGLANPATCPWRKVAGVADGVTAFATSHDTLYLVSHRDAPRSRVLAVPLAEPDMSKARVVVPAGRRAVEAVRVVGDRLLVRDLDGGVSRVRHAPLSGGEPTDLPMPGDGAILEWTTHPERPEALLLVAGWTDAPRLYRYDGQTLQDTGLAPRSPVDFGDVQARTLHVPARDGTLIPLTVIHHKNLKLDGDNPAVLTGYGSHGIPDLPQFHPELLAWYERGGVYAVAHLRGGGAYGREWHEAGRGPRKEATITDFIDCAEHLIKLGYTRPGRLTAEGSSGGGIPTGGALVRRPELWAAMAIQVPTVNATRNEFSESGPINVPEFGSITTEEGLRALLIIDAYLRVRDGVPYPAVLLTTGLRDSRVAPWQPAKLAARLQAATASGRPVLMRVEEHGGHGAGSTRDQEHELLADVLAFVLHASDGS; from the coding sequence ATGGCGGGCGACAGGATCTTCTCCCTGGTGCGCGAGCCGGATGCCCGCGTGCCCGTGCTGATGGTGCGCGAGCCCGACGGAACGAGCAGGGTCCTGTTCGACCCGGACACCCTGCCCGGCGAGGCGCACCACGCCATCGACTGGTACGTCCCCTCCCCCGACGGCCGGCACGTCGCCTGCGCCGTCTTCCCCTCCGGGTCGGAAGACAATGCCATCCAGGTGATCGACGCCGACTCCGGTGCCCTCCTGGACATGATCCCGCCCACGACACGCTTCGCCTTCCTGAGCTGGCTGGAGGACGGCCGGACGTTCGTCTATCACCGCTACGCGGAGCAGCACCTGTTGGACAGCCGTACCTTCCTGCATCAGCTGGGCACCGACCCCGCGCAGGACGCGGTGGTGCTTGCGCGCGGCCTCAATCCCCACATCGAGTTGACCTCGCGGGACCGGCCTTTCCTGGTGGTGCCGCCGCGAGGCGAGTGGATGCTGGCGATCGTCTCCCACGGCGCGCTCGGCCCCGGGACCACTGAGTACCTGAGCGACTGCACGGTGTACGTGGCGCCACGGACCGGACTGGCCAACCCGGCGACCTGCCCGTGGCGGAAGGTCGCGGGCGTGGCCGACGGCGTGACCGCCTTCGCCACCAGCCACGACACCCTCTACCTGGTTTCCCATCGGGACGCGCCGCGCTCCCGCGTGCTGGCCGTTCCGCTTGCCGAACCAGATATGTCCAAAGCCCGGGTGGTCGTGCCCGCGGGCCGGCGTGCGGTGGAGGCGGTGCGGGTCGTGGGCGACCGGCTGCTGGTGCGCGATCTCGACGGTGGTGTCAGCCGGGTACGGCACGCGCCCCTGTCCGGCGGCGAGCCCACCGACCTCCCGATGCCGGGGGACGGCGCCATCCTGGAGTGGACCACCCACCCCGAGCGGCCCGAAGCCCTGCTGCTGGTGGCCGGCTGGACCGACGCGCCTCGGCTTTACCGCTACGACGGCCAGACCCTCCAGGACACCGGGCTCGCGCCCCGCTCACCGGTGGACTTCGGTGACGTGCAGGCCCGCACTCTGCACGTGCCCGCGCGGGACGGGACGCTGATCCCGCTCACCGTCATCCACCACAAGAACCTGAAGCTGGACGGCGACAACCCGGCCGTGCTCACCGGCTACGGCTCTCACGGGATCCCCGACCTGCCACAGTTCCATCCCGAGCTGCTCGCCTGGTACGAGCGTGGCGGCGTCTACGCAGTCGCCCACCTGCGCGGCGGCGGTGCCTACGGCCGCGAGTGGCACGAGGCCGGGCGCGGCCCGCGCAAGGAGGCCACCATCACGGACTTCATCGACTGCGCCGAACACCTCATCAAGCTCGGCTACACCCGTCCGGGACGGCTGACCGCCGAGGGCTCCAGCGGCGGCGGCATCCCCACCGGCGGCGCGCTGGTGCGCCGGCCCGAGCTGTGGGCGGCCATGGCGATCCAGGTGCCGACGGTGAACGCCACGCGGAACGAGTTCAGCGAGAGCGGGCCGATCAACGTGCCCGAGTTCGGCAGCATCACCACCGAGGAGGGCCTGCGCGCCCTGCTGATCATCGACGCCTACCTGCGGGTTCGCGACGGCGTGCCATACCCGGCGGTGCTGCTGACCACCGGCCTGCGCGACTCGCGGGTGGCGCCGTGGCAGCCGGCGAAGCTGGCTGCTCGCCTACAGGCGGCCACGGCCTCCGGCCGGCCGGTGCTGATGCGCGTCGAGGAGCACGGCGGGCATGGCGCCGGCTCCACCCGAGACCAGGAGCACGAACTGCTCGCCGACGTGCTGGCCTTTGTCCTGCACGCGTCCGACGGGTCATGA
- a CDS encoding YwqG family protein, whose amino-acid sequence MTNFADLARAHLPTDTADRLLALLRPTIQLSIAQDGQPVVGRLGGAADLPDGLSWPVGPDSRPLSLVATLDCAQLAAYEVDIELPEDGTLLFFVAFGGDGDAVIYVPAGTPTLRQSEGWVHPEELLTAQTVLTWPDNVQPELAQAFGGGSAVIPAVWHHVAAGREFMEVVGEYGHRHHGSRHQVGGHAMVLQSPFEAVAAERQGAGWYDEESFYAEARQWVLLLQLDETPHMIWGDGAHITWGIRRDHLAARDFSRTVFDAQGH is encoded by the coding sequence ATGACGAACTTCGCCGATCTTGCCCGAGCCCATCTACCCACTGACACCGCCGACCGGCTGCTCGCGCTGCTGCGCCCGACAATCCAGCTATCGATTGCTCAGGATGGCCAGCCGGTGGTCGGGCGGCTGGGCGGAGCCGCGGACCTGCCGGACGGCTTGTCCTGGCCGGTCGGTCCGGACTCGCGTCCGCTGTCGCTGGTCGCCACTCTCGACTGTGCACAGCTGGCCGCCTATGAGGTCGACATCGAGCTGCCTGAGGATGGCACATTGCTGTTCTTCGTCGCGTTCGGCGGGGACGGCGATGCCGTGATCTACGTGCCTGCCGGGACGCCCACGCTTCGACAGTCCGAAGGCTGGGTCCACCCGGAAGAACTGCTTACCGCGCAGACCGTGCTCACCTGGCCGGACAACGTCCAGCCGGAGCTCGCCCAAGCCTTCGGCGGCGGCTCGGCGGTGATTCCGGCGGTGTGGCACCATGTGGCAGCCGGACGCGAGTTCATGGAAGTGGTCGGCGAGTATGGGCACCGCCACCACGGCTCACGGCACCAGGTCGGCGGCCACGCCATGGTCCTGCAGTCACCGTTCGAGGCCGTAGCCGCCGAACGTCAAGGCGCGGGCTGGTACGACGAGGAGTCGTTCTATGCCGAAGCCCGCCAGTGGGTGCTGCTCCTTCAGCTGGATGAGACGCCGCACATGATCTGGGGCGACGGGGCGCACATCACCTGGGGAATACGCCGCGACCACCTCGCCGCCCGCGACTTCTCCAGGACCGTCTTCGACGCCCAGGGCCACTGA